A segment of the Roseofilum capinflatum BLCC-M114 genome:
TGCATTCTGGCGATCGCATTTTAGGCTTTTTTGGTCTCGATAGCGCTCTGATTACCGGACAACCCTGGTTTATGGCTTTGCCGGTGGTGCTGGTGTTGCTGAGTATTCCTTGGTTTTTAACCTATGGGGTTCATGCGATCGCCCGATTCTTTGACCGGGACATGCCCCCCTATTTGGTCACCATCTACGCCTATCTACCGATGACGTTGGGAGCCAATTTAGCCCATTATATCCCAGCAGCCATGACAGAAGCCGGGCAACTGCTGCCTGTTACAGCTCGCACGTTTGGCTTTTCGGGTTCGGCTTTGCCGGTGTTGACCTGGAGTGGAGATGTGGCATCTTTTTTACAAGGGGTAACCCTATTGGCGGCGATCGCCTTGAGTATCTATCCCCTATTCAAAATTACCCAACGCCCGCTCTGGAGCAACCTGCCCCATCTATTCCTGATGGCAGCATTAACCTTTATCTTTTTCCAACTGCTGTTATAGGGTTTTCATTTGAGATCTGAACTGGCAATGCCCTCTCCCTATATCCCTCTCCCAGGGGAGAGGGACTTCTACTCCCCTTCTCCCGTGGGAGAAGGGGTTGGGGGATGAGGGCAACCATTTTAATTTCTAATCGATCATGAAAATTTACCAAAACATTACCGAACTCATTGGCGCAACGCCCCTAGTCCACTTGCGCCACCTGCCCAAAGCCTTTAATTGTCAAGCCGAAATTGTCCTGAAATTAGAGGGCATGAATCCGGCAAAATCAGTTAAAGACCGTATTGCCCTCAGCATGATTACAGAGGCTGAACAAGCGGGACTCATTACCCCTGGCGTATCTACGATTATTGAAGCCACATCCGGCAATACGGGAATAGGCTTGGCCATGGTGTGCGCGGCGAAAAACTATCGCTTAATTCTGACGATGCCAGAGAATATGAGCCGCGAGCGTCAACAGATGGTCACTGCTTATGGGGCAGAGGTGGTGTTGACTCCGAGTCATTTGGATATGGCGGGAGCCATTCAACGGGCGAATGAGTTGCTCGCAAGTACGCCTAATTCCTTTTCTCCCCAACAGTTTAGTAATCCTGCCAACCCGAAAATCCATTACCAAACCACGGGGCCGGAACTTTGGTCAGATACGGAGGGTAAGCTAGATGTGTTGGTAGTGGGGGTGGGAACGGGGGGAACCCTCACGGGAGCGGGTCGCTATTTGAAAAAAAAGAAGCCAGGCCTTAAAATTGTGGCGATCGAACCGAAAACCAGTGCCGTTTTAAGTGGAGAAAAACCCAGTATCCATAATCTCCAAGGGATTGGGGCGGGCTTTGTCCCCGATGTCCTGCGGGTTGATCTGATTGATGAGGTGATAACCATCTCCGAGGAGCAAGCTTATGATATCGGTCGCCGTTTAGCCAAGGAAGAGGGCCTTCTCAGTGGTATTTCTACGGGGGCAGTGGTTTCTGCGGCGCTACAAATTGCCCAACGTCCAGAGCATCAAGGCCAGATGATTACGGTGATTCAACCGAGCGGAGGGGAGCGCTATTTGAGTACGGCATTGTTTGGAATGGATGATTATTAAAAGTTCGCTTAAATACCATACAGCGCTTCGCGACATGAAACGCCCCTACAGATTATTGTAAATACACGCTTCGCGAAGCGCTATAACAGCACAAAGTGCTGTATTACCGATGACCCATCACCCAACCATAGCTCACTAGAGCAACGATCATACTCCCTACATAAACCACGCCTACAAAAATGGGAATTTGACTAATCAGGGTATATTCTTTCAACCAAATAAATGCTACTAAATAGGCAGGTAGAACATTAAATCCCCAGAAGAGAGAGACAAGAAACATGGCGGCAAAACTTTCTTCCGGATTCAAATTAGATAGGGCCCTTTGACCAAAACAAAACCGGATAAAGGGTTGGGATAGCCAAATGATAAAATAACCGGGGAGTCCTGCAAACCAAATACCCAGAATGGCTATCGCAACGGTTATTAACATGGATAAAATTAGATGGGCGATCATGGGCCGATCTCGTCGTTCTCCTCTTCTGAGCTGGTCAGTTTTTCAGAAATCTGAGGATTTTGCCCTAAATTGGATATGAGTTGCTCAACGGTTTCTAATTCCAAAGGTTCTGTGGTGTGTTGTTCTCTCAGTTTATGTTGGCTTAATTGCATTCCCAAGGCCAGAATTAATCGCTCTCTACTGGTTAATTGCTCGACTCCCATAGCTTTTGTTTCTAGAAACCATAAGACTCGTTCTAGATTGGCTTGTTCTTCTGCTGTTAGTTGGCAATTTTCTTGATGATTTTTTTGCTGGCTTGTAGAGGTGGATAACCCGGCTAAAAATCCCCCTAAAACCATGCCTACCCACGCTCCTGTGGTACTTCCTTGTAACCAAGAACTGGGGCCTACCCAGAGTTGACAGACATTGTTAAATCCCCAAGAATAGTCTTGGCACGCTTGCATTTTAGATTGAAATTGAAAATTGCCACCAATAGCAAAACCGAAGCTACTGGAAGCTAAGGCGACTAGGGTACAAATTAAAATGCGCTGGCTCTGAGTCAATTGAGTTCAATTCAAATGAGAACATTAAAATAATTATACGATCTCTCTTTTATAGAGTACAGCTTGAAGCTCTAGACCCTCAGCAATACAAGCTTTTTCCTATTGCCTAGGGCGAAGCGCTATCACTTACTGGGTTTTGACTAAAATTAAGTCTCCTTCCTGTTTGACTTCAAAATAAGGTAAGGGTTTTTCGGCAGGAGGGGATAGAACTGCACCATCTAAACCAAATTCGGAGCCGTGACAGGGACATTCAAATCGGTTTTCATCGGCGGACAGTTTGACGGTGCAACCTTGATGGGGACACATGGGATTGAGGGCGACTATGGTTTGGGTTTGGGGATGGCGGAAAATAAGGACGGATTTGGGGGCGTTTCGTCGGTCTAGGATGGTTCCTTGGGTTTCGAGTTGGGGGATTGTACCGAGGGCTTGAAATCCGTCTTCGCGCATGGAGGTATCAATATCAGGGCTGTTATTGCTGGGGGGAGTTGGGGATGTTTCAGAGTTGCAAGCGGAGAGGGTGGGTGGGAGGACGCTCGCGAGTGCGCTTAGGGTCATCCAACTGATAAAGTAACGACGTTCCATGGTGGGTGGGGGTTGATGTTTAGGATAGGGCTGGAGATTGGGATTGGTTTTTGAGGGTTTGTTGGCGCAGGACTACTACTAATACAAACAGGAGATCTAGGGTGATGAGGCTACCGATAATTAGTTCTGAGCCTCCGGTACTGAAGCCGTAGCTGTGTAGTCCGGTTCCGAGGACGAAGTTCACGCCATACCAGGCCATGAGGATGGTATTAAAGCTGATCGTACTGGCGATCGCCATGCCAAAGTTGCCGAGCCAACCGGCTAATCGACCGTGTAGGGGCACAATGTAGGATATGAGGGCGATTAATGCCCAGGTTTCTTTGGGGTCCCATCCCCAAAATCGTCCCCAGGAGAAGTGGGCCCAAATGCCACCGAGGATTATCCCGGTGGTCAGGAAAAGTACGCCGACTTGGAGGATGGAATAGTTCCAGCGCGAGAGGCGGTTAATCCAGTCTTTGGCGGTGGGCTTGAATAGGTAGGCTCCTAGGAGCAGATGAGCGAAGCCGAAGGCGAGGGCAAAACTGGCGTAACCGAGGGTGATGGTGGGCACATGGACACTGAGCCAAAAGTTATCGCGGAGAACGGGAACGAGGGGTTTAATGCTGGGATCGAGGACGGCCGGGAGGCGATCGCCTAATATCAGACACAAGACAGATAAGGGGGCAGCAGCCAAGAGGTAATATTTAGCACGATGCAAGAATTCAAAGGTTACGGCGATCGCTGCAATTCCTAAACTCACCCAAATCACCGATTCATACATATTGGTTACTGGGGGTCGTCCTGCAATTTGCATCCGCTCCCAAAACCCATATCCATGCACCGCTAACCCACTACAAAATAACCCTAATGCCACCCAATAGGCTTGTAACTTTTCCCAGGCCAGGGTAACCAACATTACCAGGAATCCTAAAGCATACAAAATCCAGGCTTTAGTAAACCAATGCAGTCCATAAAAATGGACTTCTCGTGTTAGTTTATCTTCAGGAGGATAAACTTGAGGACTTAAGGATACCAGTTGTTTTTTCAGCCCTAAAACTTGTGCATTGAAGTCTGAAGTTACCCCAATTTGCACCGCTTGTTTCAGTTCGCCATAGGTTGATTGTAAGCTCTCAACTTGTTTCGGTGCATAGTATTCAGAAGCCTGAGCGATTCCCAGCCATTTCCCCTTCGGATTGCTGGGATGGGGAATCATGGGTAACTGGGTACTGTTCACCGTTTCTAACATTACGGCTAAACGGTCTTCTAAAGTTAGTGCTTCCCGTTGGTCTCGCGTTAAATCGAGATCTTTGGCTTGATCTTCATGGGCTTGCAAAACCAATGAACCTAGGGGAGAAGAAACCAGTTCTACAAAGGAGAAATATTTCTGTTCTGGGTTGAGTCCCAGTTGAGTTTTTAAGGGACGATAGCTGAAGAGGATAAAGGGTTCTTCGTTCCAGTCTCGGTTATTGAATAATAGGGAAAGATAGGTATCGAGATAATCTAGCTTTTCTCCGGTTAAGGGTTGATAGTCTAAACTGCCATGAATTTGAGTAACTGTTTCTCTGGCGACTGTATCCAGGGGCTTTTTGCGTCCATCGAGTTGTACAGCTAGGGTTTTGAGGGCATCATAACTGGTTTCTGGACTAGAAATGCTGCCTTTCCATGCAGGGAAGAAGCATAGAGTCAGTCCTAATGTTAAGGTGATGAAAAATTTGATCGGATTCATAAATAGGTGATGGGAATTATGTAAGTTTTTGGTCGAAGTTTCTGAGTGTTTTCTGAATGGTTCTACCGTAAAACATGGTAGCAATGCCGACAACAACGAGGGCGGAACCTGTCCAGGTGAGTAGGGTTATCCAGAGGGGTTCGCGTTTGACTTGTAGGGTGGATTGGCGCAAATCTCTGGGATTCCAGGACGCTTGGGCGATTTTCCATCCCTGATACCAGGTGGGGTGGTTCATCCAAACGGTGCGATCGCTGCTAATATGCTGATGATAGTCTTGAATTTGGATTTTGCTTGTCCACATGGCGACACTATCGGAGCCTTCATTACGCTCTACGATAAAGTCTTGCAAGGCAACTTGAAAGGGAAGGGAAAAGAGTTTAGGGGTAAAAGCTGCCAGAATTTCCCCCTCTGGTGCGGAGATAGGGGTAGGTTCTCCCCAAGGGAGCCATTGTTGAGTTCCCGTTTCTGTTTCGACGAGGATAGCGGGAGTGCCTGGCAGAGTGCGATCGCCAACTGGTACAATTTGACGGTCTATCTGAGCAGGGCTGAGTTGCTCTTCTAGGGTAAGTTCAAAGTCTGCCCAACCCAGTTTAACCGGTTGATTTACCTCTAGGATACCGGATTGGAAGCCTTGAGAGGAATGGGTCGCATAATAAAGTTTACCAGATGAAGTGGCGATCGCCTGAAAATAATTCCCCTCTGAACCCTCAGCCAGTTCTCCGAGTTTCCCCTGCGCTACCTCCTCACTCTCTACCGCACTCAACACCAATTCAGCCGGCCCCAAACTTACCCTACGATAAGATAACGGTGCAAACGCTAACCATTGTTCTAAATCTTGTCCCATCCGCTCACTCGTTAAGTGAAACTTCAGAGCTACATTGTTCCTATTCCCTCCCTCTTTAAACTCCACCCTTTTTACCGTATTTTCTGCATAACCTAACAGAGAAAGTCCCAACACCGAAGAAGGCGAAATCGAACCATTGGGACGGATAAAAATATCCCTTTGTTCAGTTTCACCTTCAGGAGTCATCACTTCCAATAAATCGCCCTCAATCCGAATCTGATTATTCGCCCCTTGATCCTCCCGTAACGGTAACATACCCTCCAAACTCAAATGAATCACTCCCGCCGACCCCATAATAATCAAAACCAATCCAATATGAGTTAAAGCAAACCCCACTTTACGAGAGCCTCGCCAAGGATAGCGGGTGAGTGCCGAAATCGATAAATTGACCGCCAGCAGGAACATCAACATTCCAAACCAGGGACTCTTATAAATCAGATGTTGCACCACACTTGAGCCAACTTGAGCTTCATAAATTGTGGCTCCGATTAAAATAGCAGCAATACTCCCTAGAAGGGGAACAGCAAATTGGATTGAGCCGAAAAACCCGATTAAAGGTATATTCATCTTAACGGTTTCAAGGATGATCATTTTTTTCTATTCTCTACCCTACTCCCTTGAGACTATCCTGTTGTATTCAGGATGACAAAAGTAGCGCAAAAGGGCAATTAAGCGATACACTAGAATTTAAAGTTTTTTCACATATCACCTTCATTTATGACCTTATTCACAGCCGCAGAGGTTTTAAGCCAACTCCAGAACGGAGAATCTTTTGTAGGGGCTGAATTAAGCCGGATTAATTTAGAAGATTGTATTCTCGATGATGGCAATTTTACTCAAGCTTATCTGCGCGGCGCAAACCTATCTAGGGCCTTTTGTCAAGGAACAAATTTTTCCCAAGCCAACTTAATGTTAGCCAATTTAACCGAAACTAATTTGGTTTGTGCCAACTTATCCCATGCTGAACTCAATAGAGCTTGTTTACAGAGAGTCAATGGTCGATCGCTGCAAGCAAGTTACACTAAACTCTACGGAGCAACCTTAGATGAATTAAATGGTATTGATGCTAATTTTTCTAAATCAGACATGAGAGAAATAAAGGCGCAAAAAGCTAATTTTAGTCGCGCCAATTTAACTCAAGCCAATCTCACCGCCTCTCAGTTAATCGAGTGTAATTTTACAGAAACAATCTTGAAATCTGCCATCTTAACACAAGCAGACATAAGCGGAAGTTTATTGATCGAAACCAATTTACAAAATTCTAACTTGTATCGATCTATATTCTTAAACAGCACATGGAACCATGCTAGTTTTTCATCAGCAAACTTATCAGAAATTGATTTTCGTTCGAGTCAGATGAAAGATACAGAAATTTTAGGAGCAAAATGTATTAACGCATCTTTTACTGATAGTGTTCTGGAACATTGTTCTTTTTTGTCTGCTGATTTAGAGTCTGCGGTATTTGATCGAGTCAAGTTAGTAAACATCAGTTTCCAAGATGCAAATTTAGAACAGACGATCTGGAAAAATGTTGAATTGATCAACTGTGAAGTCATCGGAGCAACATTTACAGATGCTCAAGGGTTGACCGATCTTCAAAAAAGTTGGTTAAGAAAAAACGGAGCATTAAATGTTCCTCATTAAGGGAAAAATGACGATCAATACCTATTGGTTGTCATTATTGATAATAGTAAGCAATGATAATATGAAAAACAAGCATAGCTAAAAACATGCTCACCAAAATAATATGAGTGTTCAGCCAAATCCCCCGTAGGTTACGAATCAACACTCCTTTAGAAATGCCTGGATTTCCACTAGGAGCAGATAAACTGAATCGGAAATAGCGCTGGGTCGATTCGAGAATCCCGGTCTCGGCAACCACTCCGACTAAAGCCGATAAAGTGACCAAGAAAAAGACCCATAGAAAAATGGCATTAAAATTGAAACCTCGCACGCCTATAGTATGAATGAGGGTACTGCCAACTAAGGCGATTCCTAGAAAAATATGTAGGCTTCTCCAAAACTGAATACTGCCGGGAACTTTGATTTTTATTTTCCAACTTCTCCCTCGTTTGCGAAAGGTGAGCATCATTTCTAAAAAGACAAAGATAAGGGATAAATAGCCAGTAATTTGCTTATAAAGGTCACTTTGAAAGGTTAAATATAAATCAAAGTCATTTAAGCGTAGAACTGGAATATAGTTGGGACTAAAAACAAAAGGGGTGAGCAGAATAGCACAAACTACAGTTAAGACAATGAGGGTGGAAAACTTGGGTTTCATGGTATACAGTGGTTCGCGCTGTAGTGGAGGAATGGGGAGAGAATCCCAAGGTTGGATTCCTCCCTGAATTAAACCTAAAAATGGATTAAGTTCCTTCTAGGGGTAAGTTAATAACAACACCACCCATCACATCTCCCAATTCAAAGATTTTATCGGGATAGCGTTCTTTATGGATGGGATGGCTATTATGACAGGTGACACAAGCTTCGGCGATCGCCTTATCGGGATAAATAGCAGAGTAATATTCTTGACCAGCAATTTCTCGATAATCTTTATAGGGTTCGCCCGTATCAATAACAGTTTGCATCCCCACCTCTTCAAACTCTCCTCTAGGAGCTTGTGCATCATTAATATTCCAAGGTGAAATTAAACCATACGTGAATGTACCTTGTTCAGAAGCCAGTTCTGCACCTAAACGGAACATTTGCGCGGGCAGAGGAATACCATTGGCATCTTGCCAAGCTTCCGTTGCTTCTGCGGGAACGACTCCGTTGGGTTTTTCTTGCCCTTCTAAGGTTTTCAATCGATTCACCACATGCTTAGTATAGGCAGTACGATCGGATTCAGCGACGGCATGGATATAATCAACCACAAGAGCCGGATCGATGCCACTGGTTTGAGTCGAGCTACTGGTGTTTCCACCAGCACAAGAAACAGCAGTGAGACAAATGGCTGTCGCTAAAATGAATAAGCTGATGGTTTTCAGTTTCAGTGAACGTATCCAAGTTTGAAGAATAGGCATAGTTTATTTTCCATTGGGTGAAGAACGCTTTTATTCAGAGTCTGAAGCGGTTCGCTTTTCTTCTAGGGTTCTCACTAACTTCAGAGTCTCTAAATCTTGTTGAGGGGGATGGTGAAAGTTACCCTCAATTAACTCATCATCAAAGATGCTGTTGTAGGAATATTCCAAACCGTGGCAATTCATACAAACATCTTTCACCATGCGATCGCGTGGGAGCAGGTTATAAGTGTTATTGTGATTGACAAACACGGAATTGGTATTCTCGTTAACTGTGCGGGGTAAATGGCAGGTTGCACAGGTCACCAGATCGGGACTGGGGCGAGGCAGTCTGACGGATGCAGCAAATAAAGAACCATGTTTCGAGTCTCCATAATTGAGAGAA
Coding sequences within it:
- a CDS encoding ubiquinol-cytochrome c reductase iron-sulfur subunit codes for the protein MERRYFISWMTLSALASVLPPTLSACNSETSPTPPSNNSPDIDTSMREDGFQALGTIPQLETQGTILDRRNAPKSVLIFRHPQTQTIVALNPMCPHQGCTVKLSADENRFECPCHGSEFGLDGAVLSPPAEKPLPYFEVKQEGDLILVKTQ
- the cysK gene encoding cysteine synthase A, which encodes MKIYQNITELIGATPLVHLRHLPKAFNCQAEIVLKLEGMNPAKSVKDRIALSMITEAEQAGLITPGVSTIIEATSGNTGIGLAMVCAAKNYRLILTMPENMSRERQQMVTAYGAEVVLTPSHLDMAGAIQRANELLASTPNSFSPQQFSNPANPKIHYQTTGPELWSDTEGKLDVLVVGVGTGGTLTGAGRYLKKKKPGLKIVAIEPKTSAVLSGEKPSIHNLQGIGAGFVPDVLRVDLIDEVITISEEQAYDIGRRLAKEEGLLSGISTGAVVSAALQIAQRPEHQGQMITVIQPSGGERYLSTALFGMDDY
- a CDS encoding pentapeptide repeat-containing protein encodes the protein MTLFTAAEVLSQLQNGESFVGAELSRINLEDCILDDGNFTQAYLRGANLSRAFCQGTNFSQANLMLANLTETNLVCANLSHAELNRACLQRVNGRSLQASYTKLYGATLDELNGIDANFSKSDMREIKAQKANFSRANLTQANLTASQLIECNFTETILKSAILTQADISGSLLIETNLQNSNLYRSIFLNSTWNHASFSSANLSEIDFRSSQMKDTEILGAKCINASFTDSVLEHCSFLSADLESAVFDRVKLVNISFQDANLEQTIWKNVELINCEVIGATFTDAQGLTDLQKSWLRKNGALNVPH
- a CDS encoding cytochrome c biogenesis protein is translated as MNPIKFFITLTLGLTLCFFPAWKGSISSPETSYDALKTLAVQLDGRKKPLDTVARETVTQIHGSLDYQPLTGEKLDYLDTYLSLLFNNRDWNEEPFILFSYRPLKTQLGLNPEQKYFSFVELVSSPLGSLVLQAHEDQAKDLDLTRDQREALTLEDRLAVMLETVNSTQLPMIPHPSNPKGKWLGIAQASEYYAPKQVESLQSTYGELKQAVQIGVTSDFNAQVLGLKKQLVSLSPQVYPPEDKLTREVHFYGLHWFTKAWILYALGFLVMLVTLAWEKLQAYWVALGLFCSGLAVHGYGFWERMQIAGRPPVTNMYESVIWVSLGIAAIAVTFEFLHRAKYYLLAAAPLSVLCLILGDRLPAVLDPSIKPLVPVLRDNFWLSVHVPTITLGYASFALAFGFAHLLLGAYLFKPTAKDWINRLSRWNYSILQVGVLFLTTGIILGGIWAHFSWGRFWGWDPKETWALIALISYIVPLHGRLAGWLGNFGMAIASTISFNTILMAWYGVNFVLGTGLHSYGFSTGGSELIIGSLITLDLLFVLVVVLRQQTLKNQSQSPALS
- a CDS encoding cytochrome c biogenesis protein ResB, coding for MIILETVKMNIPLIGFFGSIQFAVPLLGSIAAILIGATIYEAQVGSSVVQHLIYKSPWFGMLMFLLAVNLSISALTRYPWRGSRKVGFALTHIGLVLIIMGSAGVIHLSLEGMLPLREDQGANNQIRIEGDLLEVMTPEGETEQRDIFIRPNGSISPSSVLGLSLLGYAENTVKRVEFKEGGNRNNVALKFHLTSERMGQDLEQWLAFAPLSYRRVSLGPAELVLSAVESEEVAQGKLGELAEGSEGNYFQAIATSSGKLYYATHSSQGFQSGILEVNQPVKLGWADFELTLEEQLSPAQIDRQIVPVGDRTLPGTPAILVETETGTQQWLPWGEPTPISAPEGEILAAFTPKLFSLPFQVALQDFIVERNEGSDSVAMWTSKIQIQDYHQHISSDRTVWMNHPTWYQGWKIAQASWNPRDLRQSTLQVKREPLWITLLTWTGSALVVVGIATMFYGRTIQKTLRNFDQKLT
- a CDS encoding c-type heme family protein: MPILQTWIRSLKLKTISLFILATAICLTAVSCAGGNTSSSTQTSGIDPALVVDYIHAVAESDRTAYTKHVVNRLKTLEGQEKPNGVVPAEATEAWQDANGIPLPAQMFRLGAELASEQGTFTYGLISPWNINDAQAPRGEFEEVGMQTVIDTGEPYKDYREIAGQEYYSAIYPDKAIAEACVTCHNSHPIHKERYPDKIFELGDVMGGVVINLPLEGT